One Oncorhynchus tshawytscha isolate Ot180627B unplaced genomic scaffold, Otsh_v2.0 Un_scaffold_1072_pilon_pilon, whole genome shotgun sequence DNA segment encodes these proteins:
- the LOC121845606 gene encoding gasdermin-E-like — translation MKQSGSTQTDCDVSLGIPANTVMAYSLIELYVKCNGKFELCLIRNNGGFEIDKSKEGLEVDGFMDLGGDFDTNSPLNLNKELEKLSGHFQLLLTLPAAKRSSLLQLLKTTMEDREAVSVLESVLDQMCEGETPDLGDLEESERETVQAILDLVDQCVGKDEDEIISSLLSAVHLIVSAMVGMTDEGLSVLGSCCSPPVLQALQILVQHVAAGSGETLSLRDAGLAVLTEEELYQRTESLFGHSEVTLKREEDTLRTEMKDQRGYLPLVMSITVKGLFSLS, via the exons ATGAAGCAGAGCGGCAGTACTCAGACAGATTGTGATGTGTCACTGGGTATTCCTGCAAATACTGTCATGGCCTACAGTCTGATTGAACTCTACGTCAAATGCAATGGAAAGTTTG AGCTGTGCCTCATCCGCAACAATGGGGGCTTTGAAATAGATAAGTCAAAGGAGGGGTTGGAAGTAGATGGATTTATGGACCTGGGAGGCGACTTTGATACCAACAGTCCCCTAAATCTGAACAAAG AACTGGAGAAACTGAGTGGTCATTTCCAGCTCCTGTTAACCCTTCCGGCAGCCAAACGCTCCTCTCTGCTTCAGCTCCTCAAGACAACCATGGAGGACAGAGAAGCAGTCAGTGTGCTGGAGAGTGTG CTGGATCAGATGTGTGAAGGTGAGACTCCTGACCTGGGTGACCTGGAAGAGTCTGAGAGGGAAACAGTCCAGGCCATACTGGATCTTGTAGACCAATGTGTTGGGAAGGATGAGGACGAGATCATATCCTCACTTCTCAGTGCCGTCCACCTCATTGTCAGTGCCATGGTCG GAATGACAGATGAAGGTCTCTCTGTGTTGGGATCCTGTTGCAGTCCTCCAGTCTTACAGGCCCTGCAGATCCTG GTGCAGCATGTGGCAGCAGGGAGTGGGGAGACCCTCTCTCTGAGAGATGCAGGTCTGGCTGTTCTGACTGAGGAGGAGCTGTATCAGAGGACAGAGAGTCTCTTTGGTCACTCTGAAGTTacactgaagagagaggaggacacaCTGAGGACAGAGATGAAGGACCAGCGTGGATACCTTCCTCTAGTCATGAGTATCACTGTGAAAGGCCTTTTTAGTttaagctga